The sequence CAGTATCATGATCTTGTAGAGGGCTGGCAACAGGCGGCGGCTTTCGTCATCCCAGGTACCAATTATCGCTACCACAGTGAATTTACCACGATTGTCCTTGATATAATTCAGCATGTTTTCATTGGGCTGATATTTGTTTACACCGGCATAGAACCAGGCAAACGAGCTATCGTTCATCAATGTTTTCATTTCGATCTTGCCTTTCAGCACCTTTCTTCCGTTAGATGCTGTGGATTGTGCATAAGATAAGGTAGTGGCAAGTAGGAGGCATGCCCCCATGAGTAATAATTTCAATCGCATAATTTATTTTTATAATTGTTCCTTCAGTTCGGTTAAAAATCCTTTTACCTTCAGCAAAGCCTGTACCATTTCAAAATTACGGGCTGCCAATTTACGATCTTCTTTTAACTTTTGCTTCGCACCCTCGATAGTGTACTTACGCTCACGTAAAAGATGATAGATCAGTTTCAGGTGTTGGATATCTTCCTGGCGGAACAAGCGATCGCCTTTTCTATTCTTTTTAGGTTGGAGTATATCGAATTCATTTTCCCAATAGCGGATCAGCGATGTATTGACTTTAAACATCGTTGCTACTTCACTTATGGAATAGTATTGTTTGTCAAGCGGCACTGCTTCCAGTGTCTTGATCAGGTCCGGATCGTCGGCCACTTCTTTCAGCGATTTGCGTCCCCGTTTCTTCTGGGGAGGCTGGGAGGCAGTTACAGATTGGCTGGATACCGCCACTGGTGGTGGTATATCAGGAGGTAACTGTACCTGTATCCTGCTGGGTATGTTTGGTAAATCGTTCTTCTCTTCCATCTTAGGTCGCTCCACAGCTG is a genomic window of Chitinophaga sp. LS1 containing:
- a CDS encoding MerR family transcriptional regulator — protein: MMQQLDLFSNLEPKKPDPAPPIPEKEPEPQQKPAVERPKMEEKNDLPNIPSRIQVQLPPDIPPPVAVSSQSVTASQPPQKKRGRKSLKEVADDPDLIKTLEAVPLDKQYYSISEVATMFKVNTSLIRYWENEFDILQPKKNRKGDRLFRQEDIQHLKLIYHLLRERKYTIEGAKQKLKEDRKLAARNFEMVQALLKVKGFLTELKEQL